ctgagccaatatttttaaattaggcaATATGACATCAAAATCAAGTTTTTGGGACTTCCCAAaaccatgggttcaatccctggttgggaaagtaagatcccatgtgctgtgtggtgcagccaaaaaaaaaaaagaaagaaaaatccaggtTCCCGGCTTCTTTGAAAAACTGACAGAGCAGAGCAGTTTGGGCCAGTTTCCTGGCAGGTCTGTCCACTCTTGGTGCTGAAACCCCTTGGCCAGCTCATCACAGGCCCCACCTCTTCCCTCTGAGAGGGATTGCTGCTGATTAGCACATATGCCTGGTGTTGTTTAAAATCAGTCCATCCCTCTTTCTATCAAAAGCATGACACTAAACGCAGGCTGTGGGATATTCCTGCCTTGCCTGCTAGTAATGTGCCCAGGGCAGGAGGCTGTGAGTTTGAGGTCCCTGGAGTTGGGGGAGTTCTCTGTGGTTTTAAGACACAAACACTGGAGCATGTTACACAGGCTGCTAGGTGGGAACAGTGTCCTCAAGGAGcgaggagaaggaaaggagagaaaaaggaagggagggaagagctGTGATCAGAGAAGGGCCTTGGTGTCCGACTTCTGAGAAGCCCAGCCTGCCTCTGCTCTCCTGCTTGCTCCTGGCGGCTTCTCTAGATTCTAGGCTGTTATGTACAGCAACCCTGCTTTCCCTGGAAAGCATCTGGCCCCAGCCTGGCCAAGCCTCCTCAGCCCTGCCCACATCCCATTTCCTCTCAGACCTACTCCTAACTCTGGATCCTGGCTCCTGCCGCCAGACCCTCCTCATGGCAACTGATCGTGTGTGGCCTTGTGACATCTCTCATAATGAtatcttttatcataaatgatcACCAGCCTGCAAGTTCTTATCTCTCTGAGGAGCTGGGGTCCTCCAGTTCTGGGGCTGGGCCTCCCACTCGGCTGTGCATGCACCCCAGGTCAGTGCTCTGCACTCAGAAGGCACTCAGCATTTTCAATATTTATGGCAAAATGGATTGAATGGGTGGATGAATAGATGGAGGGAGGCCTTAACTCTGATTACCAAAGCATACTCCCCTGCACACAGTGGGTGTTAAAGAATGTatggttggacttccctggtggcgcagtgaggggacacgggttcaatccctagtctgggaagattccacaatgcctcagagcaactaaacctgtgcactaCCACTACTGAGGTctgtgtgcctggagcctgtgcttctCAGCGAGAAGACACCGCTATGAAAaggccatgcaccacaacaaagaacaGCCCCCagtcgctgcaactagagaaagcctgcgtgacgcaacaaagactcagtgtcaccataaataaataaataaaagagaatgtaTGGTAAAGGGTGCTGGATCCACTGTTaccaaatgtttgttgaatgactgactGACCGAGGAGAGACCATGAGAACAAAGGGGTAGAGGCTGTGACTCAGCCTGCCAGAAGGGTTGGGAAAGTGGATTCATCAGAAGAAGGGAGAAGCGGAGAGCATGTAAATGatgcaggagggaggaagggcaaAGCAGGAGGAGCCCACCCGGGAAGGCAGTAGGGGGCAATGTGGAGTGGCAGCCCCCACTGGAGTGGGATCACGTACCACTTTGGGCTTGAAGGGCGGCTCCACTGCACGTTTCTCCAGCAGAACCCAGTTGATGGTCTTGAAGAAGGGGTGGATTTTGATGTTCCCTGTCACTCCCAGCCTCTTGTTTATGTCCCGTTCAAGCAGCTGCAACCCAGCAAAGGAAACTGGTTAGCACCCAAGGGCTGCAAGAAACGGGTTCCTCAGAAAACCCCCAAGCAGGCCCACGGGTACCCGGGCCAGTCTGGCCCAGCCCGGTATCACACCCCAGAGCCTCTGGGGTGGAGGAGTCCTCTCTGGTCTCTGCTCCCAAGTCTGCATGGATGGGGGCTGCTGGGACTCTCGGCTGGTGGGATTTGTGAGTATAAGCAGTGGTCATTTACTAGGTGTTTACTGTCTGCCTGGCACAGGCCTGAGCATCACACATTTATGTTTCCCCCCCCGCCAGAAGTCTGTGAGAAAGGTTCTCCCCTAGCCTCATTTTGTAGATAAGGAGACAGACTCAGAGTTTAGCCTAGGGTCCGTCTATCTCCTGACCCTAAGCCTGTCACTTCCATGCCAGACTGCCTCAGCGCAGGGAACCCAGACAGGAGGTCCTGGGATCGCAGCAGGAGGGTGACTCCCCCGGGTGGGTGAGGACCAGAGCATCAGCGAGGCCACCATCCCTGAGACAGGGGGCTTCTGGCACTCCCAAGACCAGGTATCTGCCAGCCCCCACCCCGGCCAGCCCCGTCCAGGGCCTCCCACCTTCTCCAGGATGTCCTTGgactccctggtgatccagcgagGATAGTACGGTGAGTCAACCCGGATGGACTCGAAGAGTTCGTCCTCATCATCACCATGGAAGGGGGACTGACCAATGAGCATCTCATACAGAAGGACTCCGAAGGACCACCAGTCCACAGAGAACGAGTATTTCAGGCCCTGCAGGATCTGGAGCAGACAAAGTGTCGGAGCTGAGGGGGCCCCGGAACACAAGCCCTGGCCGGATCTCCTCAGCCTCCCAGTTGCAGCTCAGACATCACCAGTCACGCCCGCCCTGTGGAGGCAAGGTGTCGGCCGGGGCTGGGATGGTGCCGCTCACCTCAGGGGCGATGTAGTCAGGGGTGCCGCAGAAGGTGCTGGCCTGTTTGTCCCCGGACATGTTCTCCTTGCACATGCCGAAGTCGGCAATCTTGATGTGGCCGGTGTGATCCAGCAACACATTGTCCAGCTTGAGGTCCCTGCGGGGAAAGGACAGGAGGACGAGTCGTTAGGGCCCactcccctcctccaggcagctcCCTCCCATGTCCCCACTGTTAGTCTAGCATTCTCCCACAGGGATGGGGGAATGAGGAAGAGGAGGGCAAAGAAGTGCTAAATACAAGTGCTTCCTGCAAGCTGACTACTGTGTGTTCCACACACACCATCCTACTTCCCTAGAGTGAGTCTAGGCATGGACTGCATGTTATAATGTGCATCTCACACCACCTTTTAAAGCCTGGACCCTAGTACTCAGAATACACTGTCCCATGGATGGGTTTTCCACTTGATGACATCCCGTGGCATCATCCCACAACAGCACAGAGCCCTGCCTCATCCTTTGGCATAGATACATATGAATGGCAGGATAGGACTATCATTTGTTGGGTGAGAATTTATGAAACCAGTCCCTATGGGTGGAAGTTCAGAGTGCTCGGATGGGGCTTTAGAGGGAGACTCATAGTGAGGGAGACACCATACCAGTCAGTGCTGCGCTCCCTGCCTGGCACTGAGTATGCTTGGGGAGGTCCCAGCCCCTGGAGCTGTGCCAGCCTCAGCTAAGGGGCCACAAGGAATTCTAGCAATGGAGTAGGTGGTTTAGGCAAATACCCAACTAAAAGACCGACTCCATGCAGAGATGGGGCCAGAGCTGGACCGGGCCCCATTCAGAGCACTTCAGAGGATATGATGGGGTTGGGGCCTCCCCTCCTAAACACCCCCCATCTCCCGATCCCCGCACCTGTAAATGATCCCTTTCTGGTGCAGAAACTGTAGTCCACAGACTATCTCAGCCGCATAAAACCTGGAtgagacaacacacacacacacacacacacacatacagtgtcCTGAGATTTCTGTGAGCAGCCCCTGCTTCTCCCTAGGTCTTCTTCTGTCCCCCCAGGGACAGGAAATGCTGCGCATAACTTCATAGACAACCTGGGCCTCATCAAGTACATCTTGTGTCGGGCAAGTAGGGGCTGGTAgccaagacaggaaaaaaaaattaagaaggagAAAGCTCCAAAGGAGACCATTCTCTGTCCTAAGAGTGTATGCGTTTATACAGATATgcctatgtgcacacacacagttagCAGTGCGTGCAGGTTTAAGGGCCACCCAGCTGGGTCCTGCCTTGAACAAGATCCCCACCTGGCTGAGGCCCATGGAGGCGACAGGATCTGGCATATGACCAGGCTGGGTTCCCAGCCACAGCTCACCCACCACCCCTGGCTTCCCACACCGGGCGGGGGATGGCCCTGGCCACCCCAAGTCTCCCCAACCCCAGCTCCAGCCCAGGCTAGCTTCTCCAGGGGCCAAGGAGAAGGAATGGAAGGCAGACGGGCAGAGGGCTCTTCCCCCCACGGGGCCTCGCGTACGTGGCACGGGAGAGCTCGAAGCGGCCTTTGTCCTGGATGTGGTACATCAGGTCGCCCCCATTGAGGAACTCCATCACAAAGAACAGGTGGTCctgcagtgggggcaggggggtgggaggATGGTGAGCAGAGGGACAGAAAGCAAAGGCAGGCACCCTGACAGGATCACCAGGGGCAGGCCCTAACAGGAAGCAGGGAACAACTCTGCCCTGGGGGACCTGCGGGGGGAACATCTGAGGACGAGGGAATTCAGCCCTGCCTTAAGCGATCTGAGGAAGAAGGGGCCCTGTTCTGGCGAGTCTCAATGGGAGATGCGGCCCTGAGCTGAGCAACTGAGGAGGGCTGTGGGCCAGGGGCACTGACAGTGGGTGGGTCAGGCACCTTGGTCTGGAAGGTGCAGAAGAGGTGGGTGAGAAATGGATGATCCCCGGCGAGCGCCAGCACCCGCTTCTCCACCATGGTGCACTCCACGTCGTCATCGATCAAGACCACGTCTTTCTTGAGAGCCTTGATGGCGAAGAATTCCTTTTTGCCCTTCAGCTCCGCGAGCAGCACCTGATGGATGTAACAGGGGTGCTGAGTGGGGGAGGACCAGAACCAAGTCCAGGGTGCATGGCCCCACCCCACCGGGAAGCAGACAGAGAGGGTGGGAAGCaggcgtccctgggattctgggcTCAGGTGGCTCAGGGTGCCTGCCCCGGGGCCATGGGGCTCTCACCTTCCCGAAGCTGCCTTTGCCCAGgaccttgatgaaggtgaagttGTCAATGCTGCACTTGGTGCTGCTCTCCCAGATCTTGCCATAGGTCCCAGTTTCTGCCGAGACATAGCCGCTTCCGACTCTGGTCTCTGCCCGGAGGCCCAGAGGGTGGCCCTGCCCTGCTGGATCCCTCCCAATGGAGCGGCCTCCTCTACAGGCACGTTCGACTGTGTGGGGAGACAGGGTCCCATgctggcgggggaggggaggggccttCTTGGAAGGCATGGGCATAGCTTTACCTGCGACATCATCTCCAGAGACTCCTGGCTTTTTCTCAAAATTCTGGTAGATCCCAACAGTCTCTTGGGTCTCTGATTCCTTCTTTAAAGAtctctggaggaggaggtgggggttggggggggaggcACCCAGAGGTCATAGCATGGTCAGAACTCCCAACCCAGAGGGAGGACCCCAACCATCCATAACTCCACCCTCAATACCAATGGGGGACAGCGAGGGGCAGAGCCCAGGACACCTAGGTGGTGCATGTGCATGTACACATGTGCAAGAGAGTacatacagagacacacatacacacacttctaGCACAGAGATTCCTTGGAGGTCTGAAAGGCACTGGTTACAAACAAAAGTTTTGGAAATTGAATCCTACCCTCCCAACCACTTAATAGAACCTAGACTTattttttgttgtggtggttgttTTCCTTCACTTGTGATAGATTCTACAATTTTAAAGTTTTGTGACATCCTTCAAGCTTCACCCACatacccaaacacacacacacaaaacataaaCATATAAAGGCTTTAGTTCCAAGAGTTCCAAACTTGCAGTCCTCCAGGTTCACCCTCAGAGCACTGCTTGAATAACTAATATCTTAAGAGAACAAGCCCACCACTTTCTAATGACCAGACCTTGAAATGGATCTTTCAGAAGTGGGGTCTTAGGTATAAATGCCCCTCACTGCAGTTCACCCCCTAGGAGAGAGCATGAGCCTGGACTGGTCCCCAACCCCAAGACCCTCTGTCCAAGCTCCCCACAGTGCCTGCCCACCTGGCTAACTTGGTTCAAGGCCTCGGCCAAGAGCTTCTGGTTGATGCCACAGAGGTTGGCTACTTTCGTCTGGCACTTGTGATGCACGTTCATGCCACAGTCTGTGGTGGGCAGAGAAGCAGACCATCAGGGCTCTGGCCCAGGCTGGCAGccagtggggcagggagggacgGAGGAGAAAGGAGGGCAAGGTCTGCTGGGTTTCCTGCCTTTAGAAAAAGATGTGTCTGAAATCATCACCACAAatcttttcttacttaaaaaataaaaaacaaatgtctgGGACAAACTAGAGAAGTCCCTTTTCCTCCAGAGGTCTCTTGCTACAGTGAAGCTGGAGGTCAGGAGAGGGCCAGTGAGGAGCGTGTTTTAAGCTGCTGAGACAGGCC
This genomic stretch from Muntiacus reevesi chromosome 4, mMunRee1.1, whole genome shotgun sequence harbors:
- the PRKCD gene encoding protein kinase C delta type, with translation MAPFLRISFNSYELGSLKAADEASQPFCAVKMKEALSTERGKTLVQKKPTMYPEWRSTFDAHVYEGRVIQVVLMRAAEEPLSEATVGVSVLAERCKKNNGKAEFWLDLQPQAKVLMSVQYFLEDVDCKQSMRGEDEAKFPTMNRRGAIKQAKIHYIRNHEFIATFFGQPTFCSVCREFVWGLNKQGYKCRQCNAAIHKKCIDKIIGRCTGTAANSRDTIFQKERFNIDMPHRFKVYNYMSPTFCDHCGSLLWGLVKQGLKCEDCGMNVHHKCQTKVANLCGINQKLLAEALNQVSQRSLKKESETQETVGIYQNFEKKPGVSGDDVAETGTYGKIWESSTKCSIDNFTFIKVLGKGSFGKVLLAELKGKKEFFAIKALKKDVVLIDDDVECTMVEKRVLALAGDHPFLTHLFCTFQTKDHLFFVMEFLNGGDLMYHIQDKGRFELSRATFYAAEIVCGLQFLHQKGIIYRDLKLDNVLLDHTGHIKIADFGMCKENMSGDKQASTFCGTPDYIAPEILQGLKYSFSVDWWSFGVLLYEMLIGQSPFHGDDEDELFESIRVDSPYYPRWITRESKDILEKLLERDINKRLGVTGNIKIHPFFKTINWVLLEKRAVEPPFKPKVKSPGDYSNFDQEFLNEKPRLSYSDKNLIDSMDQTAFAGFSFVNPKFERLLEN